TGTAATCCTCACCCCCTTGCTACTCCACCCCCCCTAGTTTCCCACACCCCAGGAAACCATAATCCTAAGTCCCATGTTCatcattccttttccttttataaagttttattgcatttataagtatcattttataatttttttcattttagtttttaacttCGCTAAAAGGGTATCATGTTGTTTGTAATGTATTAGGACTTTTTGCACGTAATATTTTTCTAAAGCTCATCTGTATcattgcatgccaccatgctgctATAGAGTATGACACTGTATTACAATAACAGTTCATTCATGAACTAGACTGTTAATGGATGTTGGGGTTGTGCCAAGATTTATGCGCTGTACATCTCCTTTATAAATGTGCAAAGGATTCTTAATAAGTAAACAGGTGGAATCTTTGCATCAAAAGTTACATGAAGGTTCAACCTCAGGAGATAGTGCCAAACCACTATTAAGTATTTGAAATAACTTCTGCCAGCAATATACAAGGAATGCTATGGaaccatatcctctccagcactagGTATtgtcatacatttttatttttgccaatcAAATAGGTGTGAAATGATAGATCATGTGGTCTGGATTGAGAGTATTCTTTTTGTGTATAacatccattttcttcttttttttttttttaagatggagtcttgctctgtcgccaggctggagtgcagtggcatgatctcagctcactgcaacctctgccttccaggttcaagcgattcctctgtcccagcctcccaaatagctgggattacaggcacatgccaccacgcccagctaattttttgtattttgatagagacaggatttcaccatgttggccaacacagtcttgatctcctgacctcgtgacccgcccacctcagcctcccaaagtgctgggattacaggcatcagtcaccacacccggccaacatcCATTTTCTTAATGGGCCAGTGGGTTTCTTACTGGtttgtagaattttttaaaatacatatttgttgttatttttgttgtttgtgtggtaaatatcttctcccagcttatgttttcctttttatttatttattttttgagacagagtctcgctgtgtcacccaggctggagtgcaatggggcaatcccGGCTTattgcaagctccatctcccgggttcacaccattcttctgcctcagcctcccgagtagctgggggtacaggcgcccaccaccatacccgactaattttttgtatttttagtagagatggggtttcactatgttagccaggatggtctcgatctcctgacctcatgatccgcctgcctcaacctcccaaaatgctgggattacaggcatgagctacctgcACCCGGCCAGCTTATGGTTTCTTGAGTTTAAAGCTGTGTTTTTGACATTTAAATCTTAATCCATCTGgagtttatttgtttataatatgGTATGAAGTCTTTTTTAATATCAATAACTTTTTCAACCTTAATTATTGAATAGTCTTTCTCCATTAATCTAGTATTATggttaaaaatatgtttgcattTGTCTGAACTTGTTTTCCATTGGTTGTCTGTGCCTTTGCTGATACTatattgtctttattatttttctatagcCTTATAGTAAATCATGATATCTAGGAGAGTAAGTCCTCTCTTTGTTCTCTTCAAAAGTATCCTGGCTATTCTTGGTTTTTTACTTTCCCATATACGTTTAGAATTTTGTCATATTCCATTAAAAACTTCATTGCGATTAATTGGAATTGCGTGGAATCTGTAGTTTTATAATTTCCCCTGTGGAACTCGCCTTCACACATCTTTTGGTAAAGTTTTTCCTAGACTCTTGATATTCTTTGATACCATTGTAAATGCTGTCTTCtttgtaattatattttctaaatatttgctaCTAGTATCCAAAAATGGAACTGACTTTGTATATTAATCCTATATCTACTTTGTGAAACTCTGTTGTTTCTAATTACCTATagattcttctagattttttatatAAACAGTCATACCATCTGAaaaaccatttcttttttaatctttatgcctcatgtcttatttttttatttatttttgagacagagcctcgcctGTTACCTAGGCTCAAACATGATCCTCCCACTTgcatctcccaaagtgttgggattgcaggcatgagccactactcctggccACCTCCTgtctttttaaagctttattttacAGGCTAGGGTATTTAATACAATGTTGATTAGCAATAGTGATAGTGTACTAatgttttatttaggatttttgcatttagatTTGTCATATAATGGGTCTTtgatttttcctttctgtaaGTACTTGGATATTGGTTTAAAGTTATGCTGATTTTATAGAATAACTTGGGGAttattcttgctttttattttgtctgAACGAGTTTGTATGAAATTGGGATCTGTCCCTTGAAAATTTGATAGAACTCACCTTAAAAACCATCTATTCCTCCTGTTTTCTTTGGTGGACAATTTTTaactatttgatttttaaatatagtattatgcttcttaaattttttgtgaCTCagtaaagctttatttttaaaggaattgttATCCATTTCCATtgagttttcattattattgacAAATAGTTAttcataataattttctttttctttttttttttttgacacatagtcttgctctgtcacccaggctggagtacagtggagtgatcttggctcgctgcaacccccacctcctggattcaagcaattctcctgccttagcctccagggtagctgggactacaggcacccaccaccacacccagctaattttctttgtattttttagtagagacagagtttcaccatattgcccaggctggtcttgaactcctgacctcaagtgatctgcccacctctgcctcccaaagtgctaggattacaggcgtgagccaccatccccgacTTACGTAGATGTGCTTCCTTTTACACTGTATTATTTTTTGGAACTTCTGTCTTTTGATCAGTTTTACTAAAAGGTGTCTATTTTGATAGCTGTGTTAAAAGAGCTGACTCTtggcttattgattttttttttccatctcattaatttcctctttaatttctgcAGAGAATAACCTGTCTCTGAGGGAGGAAGGACATAGATTATTTCTTGCTTACTCTCTGACTGGTCCCTATTCAGATTGTTGACCAATCACCAATTTTTGAGCCCCACACATGACACCTCCCTCAACAATATCTGTTGCCTCCAATTCTGAGCATTTCAGTTCTGCAGAATATTTGCCAGGTTCTCATGTGTTTCCTTGTGCAGGTCCTTAGGTTATAGCTTTCTTCCTGCTTCTAATTCAGTTCATCCTCCTCCGTAATTCAGTTTTCCAAAGATGTGTTGAAATTTCTCTTATCCTTatatcttctctccttttctctttgctcAATGTGTTCTACCTTTTAAAATCTCTTATTCTCACTTCAGTGTGTTTTGAAAAGGTCAGGAGATAATTACGCATGTGGTCAATCCACCATTTTTTAACCCCAGGCAAATAAATCTTGTTCTAAAATAGGCATTAACTGAACGTCTGGATGCTCTTCTTCTGGAAAAAGCAGAGACCGAGCAACGGTGTCTTTctctgaaaaaggaaaatataaaaatgaagcaaGAGGTTGAGGTAAGTCAATATTttagtgttcttttcttttttattaacatATAGTGTAGTCATTAATTTTAGAGGTAAGACTTTAAAAAGCATCTAATctgattaatattttataatataaacaaagaaaccgagattgagattttaaaagaaaaataactgaatCACCTAACTATACAGCAACAGAGGTGACATTTACTTTTGTTGCATTATCTTTTTTATAGCTATAATGCCATCTTTACTAAAAGCGAAAAAAAGTAAGTTGATTTTCACACATGACTAAATACCATTATCTCTTTAGTTCTACGGCATTCAGAGGCATTTCTTGCCTATTTCTTGCCTATTAGGTCTGAGCTAATTTGAGTAATAGATTTAATATTGTAGATATATATTGTCATACTTTAGATAGGCAGCACCTAAGGAGAGTTATTGGAATATCAGTATCATGTTTCTCCAAATACATTTCTGCTCATTTACTTTTCTCTCTACTTAGCTTGTGGCTAATATTTTTCCTAAGGTCAGAGGCTCCTTTTGTCTTACTTAAATAATTTATGTGTGCTTATTTTTTGTAATAGGATTCTGTAACAAAGATGGGAGATGCACATAAGGAGTTGGAACAATCACATATAAACTatgtgaaagaaattgaaaatttgaaaaatgagttGATGGCAGTATGTTCCAAATACAGTGAAGACAAAGCTAACTTACAAAAGCAACTGGAAGAAGCAATGAATACGCAATTAGAACTTTCAGAACAACTTAAATTTCAGAACAACTCTGAAGATAATGTTAAAAAACTACAAGAAGAGATTGAGAAAATTAGGCCAGGCTTTGAGGAGCAAATTTTATATCTGCAAAAGCAATTAGACGCTACCACTGATGAAAAGAAGGAAACAGTTACTCAACTCCAAAATATCATTGAGGCCAATTCTCAGCATTaccaaaaaaatattaatagtttgcAGGAAGAGCTTTTACAGTTGAAAGCTATACACCAAGAAGAGGTGAAAGAATTGATGTGCCAGATTGAAGCATCAGCTAAGGAACATGAAGCAGAGATAAATAAGTTGAACGAGCTAAAAGAGAACTTAGTAAAACAATGTGAGGCAAGTGAAAAGAACATCCAGAAGAAATATGAATGTGAGTTAGAAAATTTAAGGAAAGCCACCTCAAATGCAAACCAAGACAATCAGATATGTTCTATTCTCTTgcaagaaaatacatttgtaGAACAAGTAGTAAATGAAAAAGTCAAACACTTAGAAGATACCTTAAAAGAACTTGAATCTCAACACAGTATCTTAAAAGATGAGGTAACTTATATGAATAATCTTAAGTTAAAACTTGAAATGGATGCTCAACATATAAAGGATGAGTTTTTTCATGAACGGGAAGACTTAGagtttaaaattaatgaattattacTAGCTAAAGAAGAACAGGGCTGtgtaattgaaaaattaaaatctgagCTAGCAGGTTTAAATAAACAGTTTTGCTATACTGTAGAACAGCATAACAAAGAAGTACAGAGTCTTAAGGAACAACATCAAAAAGAAATATCAGAACTAAATGAGACATTTTTGTcagattcagaaaaagaaaaattaacattaatgTTTGAAATACAGGGTCTTAAGGAACAGTGTGAAAACCTACAGCAAGAAAAGCAAGAAGCAATTTTAAATTATGAGACTTTACGAGAGATTATGGAAATTTTACAAACAGAACTGGGGGAATCTGCTGGAAAAATAAGTCAAGAGTTTGAATCAATGAAGCAACAGCAAGCATCTGATGTTCATGAACTGCAGCAGAAGCTCAGAACTGCTTTTACTGAAAAAGATGCCCTTCTCGAAACTGTGAATCGCCTCCagggagaaaatgaaaagttACTATCTCAACAAGAATTGGTACCAGAACTTGAAAATACCATAAAGAACCTTCAAGAAAAGAATGGAGTATACTTACTTAGTCTCAGTCAAAGAGATACCATGTTAAAAGAATTAGAAGGAAAGATAAATTCTCTTACTGAGGAAAAagatgattttataaataaactgaaaaattcctatgaagaaatggataatttccaTAAGAAATGTGAAAGGGAAGAAAGATTGATTCTTGAACTTGGGAAGAAAGTAGAGCAAACAACCCAGTACAACAGTGAACTAGAACAAAAGGTAAATGAATTAACAGGAGGACTAGAGGAGACTTTAAAAGAAAAGGATCAAAATgaccaaaaactagaaaaacttaTGGTTCAAATGAAAGTTCTCTCTGAAGACAAAGAAGTATTGTCAGCTGAAGTGAAGTCTCTTTATGAGGAAAACAATAAACTCAGTTCAGAAAAAAAACAGCTGAGTAGGGATTTGGAGGTttttttgtctcaaaaagaagatgTTATCCTTAAAGAACATATTACTGAATTAGAAAAGAAACTTCAGTTAATGGTTGAAGAGCaagataatttaaataaactGCTTCAAAATGAGCAAGTTCAGAAGTTATTTGTTAAAACTCAGTTGTATGGTTTTCTTAAAGAAATGGGGTCAGAAGTTTCAGAAGACAGTGAAGAGAAAGATGTTGTTAACGTCCTACAGGCAGTCGGTGAATCCTTggcaaaaataaatgaggaaaaatgcAACCTGGCTTTTCAGCGTGATGAAAAAGTATTAGAGTTAGAAAAAGAGATTAAGTGCCTTCAAGAAGAGAGTGTAGTTCAGTGTGAAGAACTTAAGTCTTTATTGAGAGACTATGAGCAAGAGAAAGTTCTCTTAAGGAAAGAGTTAGAAGAAATACAGTCAGAAAAAGAGGCCCTGCAGTCTGATCTTCTAGAAATGAAGAATGCTAATGAAAAAACAAGGCTTGAAAATCAGAATCTTTTAATTCAAGTTGAAGAAGTATCTCAAACATGTAGCAAAAGTGAAAtccataatgaaaaagaaaagtgttttaTAAAGGAACATGAAAACCTAAAGCCACTACTAGAACAAAAAGAATCAGAATTACGAGATAGGAGAGCAGAGTTGATACTATTAAAGGTACCATTCATTTGAATTCTATTGTTTCAAATAAATTCTTAGTTcaactctaaaatatatatgttaaacatttttacaCCTTGACGTCAAAAGTAAATTTTTACCATTTAAGCTCAAGTGGCAACTTTCTGAAAAGTGcattagacatttccatgttgtaTGTCcagtttattacatttatttttgggGAGTTTTAGATACTTTTAAAATCTTGAGTTTATAGAAGATTAAATGATTAGGGGTTTAAATGTCTTGATCAGAAGTTTATTAGTCACTAGCAAAACAACTAAACATGAAAAAACTTGAGTTTCATTCTCGTGTGATATGcttagttattttttgtaaagagcaCTTTTAAGTAAGAGAGCTGTGGTGGTATTGCTAAAATTTTagggttttctttaaaaattaaagattaaaaatcgTTTAATCTTTTCCTTATTACACATGTATTTAATGTATCAGGTTGTTTATCTTGGCCTTggttactactttttttttttaatagtaaatgCCACATGCATAGTAAGGTCAGTATTAATTTTCTGGTCTAACAAGGGAAAATCTGTTGACCAAATTGGTTTCTGTAGGAATTCTCTTTGATAGTGATTTTCTTATGCTTAACATGATGGCCAGTTCATTATGGAAAATGAATTCtgattctggtttttgttttgttttgtgtttttttttccccctgtaaaATCTAGGATTCCTTAGCGAAATCACCTTCTGTAAAAAATGATCCTCTGTCTTCAGTAAAAGAGTTGGAAGAAAAAATAGGTAACTATGATTTTGCAGATGTTGTCACAATTAATTAGACAGATTCTTGTCAGTGTTAGAATAGATTGGGAAATATAGTAGCCAAATAATGAGTTGTTAAAAACACAGTTCGTAGCTGTCTTTTCCTCGAGCTCACATTCTTGCCCCTCTTAACACCTGTTTGCCTTCTCTTTCAAAAGTGTTACTTTCTATTGTTTAACCCAAGCAAGATTGGTGTGATTTATAAATGGCTTCCtgatttattttggatttttcattcatttagcaaattttatttaaatgcccAACTATTCTAGACCCTGGTGATAGAAAAGTGGTTGAGGTACAGACCATGTGCTCAAAGATCTCACTGTTGTTTGAGGTGTGGACAGGATACAGTACTAACAGCATAGGAACTTAACACtgttttgagttaaaaaaaaaaaaaaaaaaagcagtgtagAATAGGGTTTTCAGCCAAGTCTTGAAGAATGAGAAATTTTACACAGGAAGAAAGGTATTCTaggaagaaggaagagcaggTGCTTGTAGGTTGACATATAGCATACATCAAGGCACGTACTAGGAAGTTCCTGGAGAGGTAGGAGCCTGATCATAAACACACTAGTATGATTGATGTGCAGAGGAGTTAGGACTTTATCTTAtccatttattcctcacagtaaCATTATAGGATAGCTCTTTTATTCCCATATAAGAATCAGGAAACGAAGACTTAGAAGTATGTAATGTGCCAATGATCCCTGAATTTAGTGCCCTATTAGATTAGGGTAAGGGAAATTGAAGAGTTTAGAATGACTCCCAGTTGTCTATAATGGGTGATTGGGGCAGATTGGGATGTTCAGTTTTAGAAGTAAGTTTAAATACCAGTCCAAGTAAAGATGTTAGAATGCTATGCAAATCTGGAGTTAAGGGGAGAGAGCTAAACTAGAGATAAATACTTCTAGTTAAAGAGTGGTCATTAAAAGCCAGGagaggccgagtgcggtggctcacgcctgtaatcccagcactttgggaggcctaagcgggcggatcacgaggtcaggagattgagaccatcctggctaacacggtgaaaccccgtctctactaaaaatcaaaaaagaaaattagccgggcgttgtggcgggcgcttgtagtcacagctactcgggaggctaaggcaggaatatggcatgaacccgggaggcagagcttgcagtgagccgagatcatgccactgcactccagcctgggcgacagagcgagactccgtctcaaaaaaataaataaagctgggaGATTCAAATTACCAAGGGAGTATAGCCAAAAGATGGAGACCAGAGACATTTTTCCATTCATGTAAACATAGAGAAGATAGAGACAACACAGGAAATTGAGAAGGAACAGCTAGTAAGGTAGGAAAACCTGGAACATAAAATGTCTTGAAAGCTAAGGCAAGTGACATGGAAGTGAAAGAAGTGCTTCAAGAGGGAAAAAGCCATTGCTAGTGCTGCTGATGTATCAAATAAGATGAGTGCTGAGACCTGACCACTGCCTTAAGCAACATAGAGGTCAGTGTCCATGACATGCTGGAACCAGAGCTTGATTGCAGTTGGTTCTAGAAACAAATGGGGGAGGCAATGTTTGAGAGCGTATATAGACAACTCTTTTCAAGGGATTTGCTATAGggagaaaaaaagcaatgggACAAAACTAGAGGGACCGggtggtttaatttttttattttagaggggcagtgtggtttaattttttattttatgggaaGAATAACAGCATGTTTAAGATGTTCACCTGTCCCCTACCCTCTTTAACTGCTTTCACTATTTGTTCCTGGCCTTAATTTCTTGATGATAATTTTTCTTGttgcatgtttataaaatattaggaaaaaatcGACTAGAAAGGGGAAAATTATTGCtgcagaaggaggagggagaattgtTGCTCTGATGCTTGAGTAGGTAATGAGACGCAGGATGAAATGCAGATGTGGAACAATTGGCCTTTGCTCCACACACAGACACTTCACTATGGCAGCCAGAGGGAAGGCACCGGTGCAAGTAAATTAATAGGCCAGGACAGAAATTCAGATCATAACTGAATTTTTAGAAACAAATACCAAGAagtcctgaactcaggagttcaagctaAAGAAGTTAACAGAGAGATCAATATTGGATAGGTAAAACATATTACAGGTTTAGTTGTGAAAATCAGACCCAGCAGCCAAGAGGAGGAGTGCACTTATGGAGCATAAATGTTGATCTGCATCTGATATCTCCGATACTTGATCCTAATTTGCACGCTATCACCTAAAGTCCTAGCATACCTGCATTTCCAGGAAATCTAATGAGAAAGAAGTCCTGAAAGCCTctaattcctagaaacatatgAAACGGCTAGAAAAAAGTAGACTACTTTGGAGGATTAAAGACAATGGAAACTTTTTACATTGTTTGCCTCACATAATGAATAAAAttccactttaaaaaatgatattactGTTTTTACTGCttattttaatatcaaattaCCAATTTTGTGCTCCCAAATAATCTAGGGCTAAAATAAGCAagtaatttgaattttttccttttgagtttGTATGTaatccatttattttctatttttagaaaatctggaaaaagaatgcaaagaaaaggaggagaaaataaataagataaaattagtTGCCGTAAAGGCAAAGAAAGAACTAGATTCCAGCAGAAAAGAGGTGAGCtgactttaaaaatgtaagattcaggaatcttacatttttaaaaatcaagagtttttctatccattaaaaaaaaaacaaaaacctctttaATTTTACTTGTGTTTAAAACAGACCCAGACTGTGAAGGAAGAACTTGAATCTCTTCGATCAGAAAAGGACCAGTTATCTGCTTCCATGAGAGATCTCATTCAAGGAGCAGAAAGCTATAAGGtaaaaaatagtcattttaatAACAAGTTATAAAAGTTGTAATAATAACTTCTAAGTTAAGAAATGTAGTAGAAATGTAAAACTATTGTCAACAAAACAGTCaccttgtattttttagtaaatctTTATTCTGTTTTGGGGTGCAATGTAATAGATTCCTAATATCAAGATTTTCAAGTGGTTAAGCTTTAAATagtggcttgctttttttttttttttttttttttttttttgatgaagtctctctctgtcgcccaggctggagtgcagtggctcaatcttggctcactgcaccctctgcccccaggttccagcaattctcctgccacaggctcccgagtagctgggactacaagtgtgcgccaccatgcccggctagtttttgtatttttagtagcgacggggtttcaccatgctggccaggctggtcttgaactcctgacctcgtgatccacctacctcggcctcccaaagtgctaggattacaggcatgcgccaccacacctggcctaaatagTGCCTTTAAATTGttgtttataaaagtaaaattttgttttgggATTTCCTAataaaatcagtaacaaaaagataACCTATTCCTACTGTGattatttaatattgttatggCCAAGTGAATAAACCTGAAGCTTAAACAAGGTGAAGCATTGTTATTTGGACGCAATATgcttgtttaccttagtaacatgaaaatgtattattaaaaagataagaattaaaaattaaagtatgtttaccttagtaacatgaaaatgtattattaaaaagatgagaattaaaaattaaagtacaacaaAATCACTGAATGCAAGATAAACATCACTACATTTCTTCAggtattcattcagcaaatgttatGTGGCAGACTGACTTCTGAGTTCTGGGGCAGGTTGGAGGCCAACCAAATAGACTGAGTTCCTATCCTCTTAGGACTTAAAAAAATCCCAATGGCAATAACAggcaaacatacaaaaatagaaGATACATACTATGTAGAAAAGTAAGGTGGGTACGGAGAAGAGAGTGAGTGGTAATCAGGCGGGATTTGATGAAAAAATATATCCCACAGCAGCCATAAAATCCAATCTTAGGAAGCACTTAAATGAGAAGTTTTGGCACTTAATGAAGAAAACTGCAAAACTTATATAGGATGACTATTATTTGAACTATCAATTCTCAGATTGGTTTATAAATTCTAAGAGAAATTCATTGAAAATTGTAGTTTTTTTTGGCTGGATCTTGACAGAATTCTAAGTTTTAAGTAAAAACTAGCAAGagtagctaaatttttttttaaatgaaaagaaaaaagtgacatCCTACTCAAAGAGACACTGAAACTTATCACACAGTTACAGTAATGTGGTAGAATTCTGATGCAAGAATGGTACAGATTAATGTAGCAGAAGAGATAGATATTTCTGCATAACAACAAACAGGTGCCAGGCtctcttctaagcactttacatatctCAATAcacttaattctcaaaacaaccccCAAGTATATTAGCATCAACACTTTACAAGTGAGGACTCTGAGGCATAAATAGATGAAGGAACTCAAAGTCACAGACTCCGATTTCTTAAGAGACCTCAGGGTCACAGAACAAGTAATAGAGCAGAGCTGAAATTTTAATTCAGGGAGTCTCGTTCCAGATCTATTGTTTCATCAACTAAGCTATACCATCTCAGTAAAGTTTGAAAC
The genomic region above belongs to Gorilla gorilla gorilla isolate KB3781 chromosome 12, NHGRI_mGorGor1-v2.1_pri, whole genome shotgun sequence and contains:
- the GCC2 gene encoding GRIP and coiled-coil domain-containing protein 2 isoform X3; the protein is MMLIQKAKSRCTELEKEIEELKSKPVTEGTGDIIKALTERLDALLLEKAETEQRCLSLKKENIKMKQEVEDSVTKMGDAHKELEQSHINYVKEIENLKNELMAVCSKYSEDKANLQKQLEEAMNTQLELSEQLKFQNNSEDNVKKLQEEIEKIRPGFEEQILYLQKQLDATTDEKKETVTQLQNIIEANSQHYQKNINSLQEELLQLKAIHQEEVKELMCQIEASAKEHEAEINKLNELKENLVKQCEASEKNIQKKYECELENLRKATSNANQDNQICSILLQENTFVEQVVNEKVKHLEDTLKELESQHSILKDEVTYMNNLKLKLEMDAQHIKDEFFHEREDLEFKINELLLAKEEQGCVIEKLKSELAGLNKQFCYTVEQHNKEVQSLKEQHQKEISELNETFLSDSEKEKLTLMFEIQGLKEQCENLQQEKQEAILNYETLREIMEILQTELGESAGKISQEFESMKQQQASDVHELQQKLRTAFTEKDALLETVNRLQGENEKLLSQQELVPELENTIKNLQEKNGVYLLSLSQRDTMLKELEGKINSLTEEKDDFINKLKNSYEEMDNFHKKCEREERLILELGKKVEQTTQYNSELEQKVNELTGGLEETLKEKDQNDQKLEKLMVQMKVLSEDKEVLSAEVKSLYEENNKLSSEKKQLSRDLEVFLSQKEDVILKEHITELEKKLQLMVEEQDNLNKLLQNEQVQKLFVKTQLYGFLKEMGSEVSEDSEEKDVVNVLQAVGESLAKINEEKCNLAFQRDEKVLELEKEIKCLQEESVVQCEELKSLLRDYEQEKVLLRKELEEIQSEKEALQSDLLEMKNANEKTRLENQNLLIQVEEVSQTCSKSEIHNEKEKCFIKEHENLKPLLEQKESELRDRRAELILLKDSLAKSPSVKNDPLSSVKELEEKIENLEKECKEKEEKINKIKLVAVKAKKELDSSRKETQTVKEELESLRSEKDQLSASMRDLIQGAESYKNLLLEYEKQSEQLDVEKERANNFEHRIEDLTRQLRNSTLQCETINSDNEDLLARIETLQSNAKLLEVQILEVQRAKAMVDKELEAEKLQKEQKIKEHATTVNELEELQVQLQKEKKQLQKTMQELELVKKDAQQTTLMNMEIADYERLMKELNQKLTNKNNKIEDLEQEIKIQKQKQETLQEEITSLQSSVQQYEEKNTKIKQLLVKTKKELADSKQAETDHLILQASLKGELEASQQQVEVYKIQLAEITSEKHKIHEHLKTSAEQHQRTLSAYQQRVTALQEESRAAKAEQATITSEFESYKVRVHNVLKQQKNKSMSQAETEGAKQEREHLEMLIHQLKIKLQDSQNNLQINVYELQTLQSEHDTLLERHNKMLQETVSKEAELREKLCSVQSENMMMKSEHTQTVSQLTSQNEVLRNSFRDQVRHLQEEHRKTVETLQQQLSKMEAQLFQLKNEPTTRSPVSSQQSLKNLRERRNTDLPLLDMHTVTREEGEGMETTDTESVSSASTYTQSLEQLLNSPETKLEPPLWHAEFTKEELVQKLSSTTKSADHLNGLLRETEATNAILMEQIKLLKSEIRRLERNQEREKSAANLEYLKNVLLQFIFLKPGSERERLLPVINTMLQLSPEEKGKLAAVAQGEEENASRSSGWASYLHSWSGLR
- the GCC2 gene encoding GRIP and coiled-coil domain-containing protein 2 isoform X4, translated to MKQEVEDSVTKMGDAHKELEQSHINYVKEIENLKNELMAVCSKYSEDKANLQKQLEEAMNTQLELSEQLKFQNNSEDNVKKLQEEIEKIRPGFEEQILYLQKQLDATTDEKKETVTQLQNIIEANSQHYQKNINSLQEELLQLKAIHQEEVKELMCQIEASAKEHEAEINKLNELKENLVKQCEASEKNIQKKYECELENLRKATSNANQDNQICSILLQENTFVEQVVNEKVKHLEDTLKELESQHSILKDEVTYMNNLKLKLEMDAQHIKDEFFHEREDLEFKINELLLAKEEQGCVIEKLKSELAGLNKQFCYTVEQHNKEVQSLKEQHQKEISELNETFLSDSEKEKLTLMFEIQGLKEQCENLQQEKQEAILNYETLREIMEILQTELGESAGKISQEFESMKQQQASDVHELQQKLRTAFTEKDALLETVNRLQGENEKLLSQQELVPELENTIKNLQEKNGVYLLSLSQRDTMLKELEGKINSLTEEKDDFINKLKNSYEEMDNFHKKCEREERLILELGKKVEQTTQYNSELEQKVNELTGGLEETLKEKDQNDQKLEKLMVQMKVLSEDKEVLSAEVKSLYEENNKLSSEKKQLSRDLEVFLSQKEDVILKEHITELEKKLQLMVEEQDNLNKLLQNEQVQKLFVKTQLYGFLKEMGSEVSEDSEEKDVVNVLQAVGESLAKINEEKCNLAFQRDEKVLELEKEIKCLQEESVVQCEELKSLLRDYEQEKVLLRKELEEIQSEKEALQSDLLEMKNANEKTRLENQNLLIQVEEVSQTCSKSEIHNEKEKCFIKEHENLKPLLEQKESELRDRRAELILLKDSLAKSPSVKNDPLSSVKELEEKIENLEKECKEKEEKINKIKLVAVKAKKELDSSRKETQTVKEELESLRSEKDQLSASMRDLIQGAESYKNLLLEYEKQSEQLDVEKERANNFEHRIEDLTRQLRNSTLQCETINSDNEDLLARIETLQSNAKLLEVQILEVQRAKAMVDKELEAEKLQKEQKIKEHATTVNELEELQVQLQKEKKQLQKTMQELELVKKDAQQTTLMNMEIADYERLMKELNQKLTNKNNKIEDLEQEIKIQKQKQETLQEEITSLQSSVQQYEEKNTKIKQLLVKTKKELADSKQAETDHLILQASLKGELEASQQQVEVYKIQLAEITSEKHKIHEHLKTSAEQHQRTLSAYQQRVTALQEESRAAKAEQATITSEFESYKVRVHNVLKQQKNKSMSQAETEGAKQEREHLEMLIHQLKIKLQDSQNNLQINVYELQTLQSEHDTLLERHNKMLQETVSKEAELREKLCSVQSENMMMKSEHTQTVSQLTSQNEVLRNSFRDQVRHLQEEHRKTVETLQQQLSKMEAQLFQLKNEPTTRSPVSSQQSLKNLRERRNTDLPLLDMHTVTREEGEGMETTDTESVSSASTYTQSLEQLLNSPETKLEPPLWHAEFTKEELVQKLSSTTKSADHLNGLLRETEATNAILMEQIKLLKSEIRRLERNQEREKSAANLEYLKNVLLQFIFLKPGSERERLLPVINTMLQLSPEEKGKLAAVAQGEEENASRSSGWASYLHSWSGLR